CTACTGGGCGGACAACCTGCGCGAGCCGGTGCTGTTCGCCACGGTCCTCGGTGACCTGGTGACCAGCGCGCCGACGCAGGTCGTCGAGATCAGCCCGCATCCGATCCTGCTGCCCTCGGTCGAGCAGTGCGCCCGGCACGCCGGGGTCGCCGTGGCGGCGCTGCCGTCGTTGCGCCGTGACGAGGACGAGCGGGCGGTGCTGCTGGGCACGCTCGGCGCGCTGTGGACGCTCGGCCACCGGGTGGACTGGCGGCGTCAGCATCCCACCGACCGGACGGCGCTGCGGTTGCCGCGTTACCCCTGGCAGCGGCAACGCTGCTGGCTGGAGTTCGACCCCGCCGGCACGACGTCGACCGGATCGGCCGGCGTGTCGGGCGCGGCGTCGGCCGGGGCGGCGGCGTCGGGCGCGGCGGTGGAGCGCGGCGGACGGTACCTGCGGGCCGCCGCGCCCGGCGGGGAGCACTTCTGGGAGCTGGTCGTCGACCCGGCCGCCCGGCCGGATCTGGCCGGTCTCGCGGACGTGCCGGAGAGCGTCCATCTCGATCTGGCGCTCGCCGCGGCCGTCCCGGTGACCGGCGTGCCGACCTGCGCGCTGACCGACGTGACCTTCGAGGCGGGGCTCGCCACGCAGGGCCGGGTCACCCAGGTGGTGGTCGACGGCGGGCGGGACGGCGTGGCCGGCTGGCAGGTGCTCAGCCGGCCCGCCGACAGCGGCCGCGCGCCGGGGCCGTGGATCCGGCACGCCCGGGGCACGCTGCGGGCCGTCACCGGGGGCGGGCAACCGTACCTGCTGCCGCAGGAGACCCCGGACGCGGTCCGCGAGCGGTGCGCGACCGACGTGCCGGGCGAGGTCTACCGGGCCGGCCGGGCCGCGGTCGGCCGACCAGACCACGCCGGCGCGCGGGCGGTACGGCGGCTGTGGCGGCGCGACGGCGAGGCGTTGGCCCTGCTCGCCGTGCCCGACGGCTGGTCGCCGCTGGACTGGCGGCTGCTGGCCGGCGTGTTCGACCTGCTGCCGGTGGTCGCGCCGGACCCGGTCGCCAGCGCCGTCGGGCACCGGCCGGTGGCGGTGGAGAGACTGCGGGCGTACCGGCCGGCGACCGGTGAGCTGTGGGCGCACGTCCGGCTCCGCGAGGTCGGCGCCGACGCGCTCACCGGTGACCTGCGGCTGCTCGACGCCGACCTGCGGGTGGTCGCCGAGGTGACCGGCCTGCGCGCGACCCTCGGCGGACGCCCGGACGACCTGCCGTCCGCGGGCACGGCCGGGCCGACCGCGACGGCTGCCCCGGGCGCGACGGTCCTTCCGACCGCGACGGCCGACGCCTCGGGCCCGACGGTCCTTCCGGCCGCGACGGCCGCGACGGCCGTGCGGGACGACGGCGCGGCGGCGGCCGACGGACCGGCGGGCGACGGTCCGGGAGGCGGCGGCGGGGCGGCCGGTCCGACGGCGGCGCCGACGAGTCGGGCCGTGCTGTCCACCATCGCGCCCGACCGGCGGCGCGCGGCGCTCGCCGGCTACCTGGGGGAGCAGATCGCGGCGGTGCTGGGGTTGCTGCCGCAGCAGCTCGATCCGACCCAGCCGCTGCTCGGCCTCGGCCTGAACTCGTTGATGGTCTTCGAGCTGCGCAACCGCCTGCGGGTCATGTACGGCACGCAGATCGCCGCCCAGGAGTTCCTCTCCGGCATCACCGTCGACCGGATCGTCGACACCGTGCTCACCCAGCTCGACGCCCCCGGCACGCCGGCCCCGCCGGCCCCGCCGGGCACGGCGGCGGCGGCCCGGTCCGGCACGGTTCCGGGCCCGGCGGCGGTGCCGCAGTCGGCGTCGCGGCCGACGCCGCGCCGGTCGGTCGGCCCGGCCCGACCGGCCACCGCCGAGGTCAGCGTCGACCCCGCCGACTGGCTGGTCCGGGGCGTCCCGGACGCGTCGGCCCGGCTGCGGCTGTTCTGCCTGCCGTACGCGGGCGGCAACGCGGCCCTGTACCGCGCCTGGGACGACGCGCTGCCCGCCGGAGTGCAGGTGTGCCCGATCCAGTTGCCCGGCCGGGACCAGCGGCACCGGGAACCGGCGTTCACCCGGATGTCCGAGCTGACCCGGACGCTCACCGACGTGCTGCGGCCCTACCTGGACCAGCCGTACGCGCTGTTCGGGCACAGCATGGGCGCGCTCGTCGCGTACGAGACGACCCGGTGGCTGCGTCGGCGGGGGCTGCCCGCCCCGGCCCACCTGTACGTGTCGGCGGCCCGCGCCCCGCACCTGCCCGACCCCGAGCCGCCGATGCACCGGCTGCCGGAGGCGAAGCTGGTCGACCGGCTGCGGGCGATGGGCGGCACCCCGGAGGAGATGCTGGCCGACCCGGAGACCCTGGCGGTGTACCTGCCGCTGCTGCGGGCCGACTTCGCCATGGTGGAGACCCGGATCCACCAGACCGAGCCGCCGCTGGACGTCCCGCTGACCGTGTTCGGCGGCGACCGGGACGACAAGATCACCACCGACCAGCTCGCCGCTTGGCGGGAGCAGACCGTCGCCGCCTTCGACCTGACCGTGCTCCCCGGCGACCACTTCTTCGTCCAGCGTGAGCGGGCCGCCCTGCTGGCGGCGCTGGCCGCGCGACTCACCGACGACCTGACCCGACTCGACGACCCCGCCGACCCCCGCGTTTCCTGAGGAGGACCGCATGCCGTACATAGTGGCCACCGAGACCAGTCTGCCGACGTACTACTACGACCAGCAGACCCTCGCCACGACGTTGCGGAAGTACTGCCAGGCGATCGGCCTGGACATCGACCTGGACATCATCGACAGCCTGTTCCAGAACACCCAGATCGACGGCCGCTACTTCGCGATGCCGCTGGACACCTTCTTCGACCCGCCGCCGTTCAGCGTGGTCGCCGCCCGCTGTGTCGAGGAGGCCGCCGACCTCTGTGAGAAGACCGTCCGCAAGCTGCTCGCCACGGCCGGCATCGCCTCCACCGAGATCCACCAGTTCACCTCGATGCTCAGCACGGTGGTCTCGGTGCCCACCGTGGACGCCATCCTGATCAACCGGATCGAGTTCGCGCCCACCATGAAGCGGGTGCCGATCAACGGGCTCGGCTGCATGGCCGGGGTGGCCGGGCTGAGCCGGGTGGCCGACTACCTCAAGGGCCACCCGACCGACGCGGTCATCCTCCTCACCTGCGAGCTGGGCGGCACCGCGTTCTGGCAGGGCGGCGTGCAGGGCTACCTCCAGGAGGCGCTGGACCGCGACCTGACCGAGAGCTCCTTCTACACCGATCTGGTGTCGCAGATCGTCACGGTGGCGCTGTTCGGCGACGGGGTGGCCGCGACCCTGATGGTCGGCGACGAGCACCCGCTGGCCCGGCCCGGCCTGCCCCGGGTGGTGGACACCCGCTCCGGGTTCCTCCCCGACACGTTGCACGTGGCCGGGGTGGACGTGCTCGACAACGGCTTCCGCAACCGGCTCAGCGTGGACGTGCCCGGCCTGGCCAAGACCGGCCTGCGCCCGGTGCTGGACCCGCTGCTGGCCGACCACGGGCTCACCGTCGACCAGATCGGGCACTGGCTGATCCACCCCGGCGGCCCGAAGGTGCTCACCGCGACCGCCGAGGAGTTCGGGCTGACCGACGAGAACCTCAAGCTCAGCCAGCACGTGCTGCGTACCGTCGGCAACGTCTCCGGCCCGACCGTGCTGTACATGATGGACGAGACGTTCTCCTCGTACGACCTGGCGCCCGGCACCTACGGGCTGGTCGTCGGGATGGGGCCGGGCTTCTCGCAAGAGGCGGTCCTGCTCCAGTGGTGACGACGAACGCGACGCCCCGCCTGGCGCCCGGGCCGCGCGGCACGTTCCTGCTCGGCAACCTGCTCGACCTGCGGCGCGACCTGATCGGCTTCCTCAGGCAGGTCAGCGGCGAGTACGGCGACATCGTCCGGTTCACCGTCGCCGGCTTCACCGTGCACCTGGTCACCCACCCCGACCACCTGCGGCACGTGCTCCAGGTGAACAGCCGCAACTACGACAAGCAGTCGCACGAGTACCGGCCCCTCAAGCTGGCGTTCGGGGAGGGGCTGTTCACCAGCGACGGCGACTTCTGGAAGAAGCAGCGGCGGCTGATGCAGCCGGCGTTCCACCGGCAGCGCATTCTCGCCCTCGGCGAGCACATCGTCCGGGACGTGGTGGAGCGGGTGGACGCCTGGCAGCCGTACGCGCAGCGGGGCGAGTCGCTCGACGTGGCCGCCGAGATGGTCGCCCTGTCCATGAACGTGGCGACGAAGTCGCTGTTCAGCACCGGTCTGCGCGGCGACGAGGAGGTGACCACGATCGCCCGGAACCTGGACACGGTGATCGGCTACTGCCTCTACCGGACGATGGTGCCGTTCGCGCCGCCGCCGAGGGTGCCGACCCGCCGCAACCGGGAGTTCACCGCCGCGATGACCTCGCTGGACGGGATCATCTACCGCATCATCGGGGAGCGCCGGGAGCACGGCGGCGACACCTACGACCTGCTGTCGATGCTGCTGGAGGCGCGGGACGAGGAGACCGGCGAGGGCATGCCGGACAAGCAGATGCGCGACGAGATCGCCACCCTGCTGCTCGGCGGGTACGAGACCACCTCGAACCAGTTGAGCTGGGCCTGGTACGAGCTGTCCCGCAACCCGGACGTCGAGGCGAGGCTGCACGAGGAGCTGGACCGGGTGCTCGGCGACCGGTTGCCCACCGTGGCGGACGTGCCGCGGTTGGAGTACACCAACCGGATCCTGGAGGAGACGCTGCGGCTCTACCCGGTGCCGTGGCTGGAGCGGCGGGCCGCGGCGACCGACAGCATCGGCGGGTACCACGTCAAGGCCGGTTCGCTGATCTACATCAGCCCGTACCTGACCCACCGGCATCCGGACTTCTGGGCCGAGCCGGAGCGGTTCGACCCGGACCGGTTCACCCCGGAGCGCTCCGCCGACCGGCCCCGGTTCGCGTACTTCCCGTTCGGCGGCGGGCCCCGGCTGTGCATCGGCAACCGGCTGGCCCAACTGGAGGCGCAGCTCACCCTGGCGACCATCGCCCAGCGGTACCGGCTGCGCCTGGTGCCCGACCATCCGGTCGAGGCGAAGATGCAGGTCACCACCAGCCCCCGGTACGGGCTGCGGATGACCCTCGAACCCCGCCGCCCGGCGGCCTGAGCCGGGGGCGCGAGGAGATGTCCGGCATGGACGACAACCGGCTGAACAGACTCGGCGGCACGTGCGCGATCCTGGTGGGGGTCTCCTACCTGGTGGTGACCGCCTGCTTCGTGCTCGACCCGACGCAGCTCATCCACGACGACAAGCACCGGCTGTGGACCGGGCTGGCCGAGAACGGCACCCCCCGGGTGCTCTACTACTGGGCCTACGCCCTCGGCGCGATCTTCGCGTTCGGGGCGATCCCCGCCATCGCCGACCTGGTCCGCGACAGGCACGAGGGCTGGGTGCGCTGGACCACCGGCCTGGCGTACCTCTCCTTCGGGGTGACCGCGGTCGAGACGTTCCGGCTGGTGACCGCCACCCCGCTGTGGGCGACCGAGTACGCGCGCGGCGACGAGACGGTGCGCACCGCGATCGTCACCACCGACCTGCTGCTGCGCCTGGACCCGGCCACCTGGCTGCGGTTCGGCGCGCTCGGGCCGTTCTTCCTGGTGGTGAGCGTGCTGGCCCGGCGGCACGGGCTGCTGAGCCGGCCGTTGACGTACGTCGGGATGGCGTTGGGCGTGCTGACCAGCACGGCCGCGCTCGGGGTGGCCCTGGGGGTCGGGCCGCTGGTGCTGGTCTCGGCGATCCTCGGCGGCGCGGTGGCCGCGCCGCTGTGGTTCATCTGGATCGGGGTGGTCCTGCGTCGGGGCGTGCCCCGGCCGGTCGGTCCTGTTCGGGAGCCGGCGCTGGCCGGCGGCGGCGTGAAGGAGACGGACAATGGCTGACCGGCACCCACCGGGGCCGAAGGGCGTTCCGGTGCTCGGCAACCTGCCCGACCTGGGCCGGGGCATGGTCGAGTTCATGACGGAGGCGGCCACGTACGGCGACATCGCCTCGTTCACCATCGGGCCGACCCGCAACTACCTGATCAGCAGCCCGGAGCACATCCACGACATCCTGGTGACGCGTCGGGACAAGTTCACCAAGGACCCGCACGACCTGCGGACGCTGGGCCGCTGGATGGGCCGGGGGCTGCTCACCAGCGACGGCACGCACCACCGCCGGCAGCGCAAGCTGGTACAGCCGGCGTTCCGGCACCGCCGGATGACCGGGTACGGCGAGATCGCGGTGGACAGCTCGTTGCGTCAGATCGAGCGGTGGCGGCCGGGCGAGGTGCACGACATGCACCACGAGATGATGAAGCTGACCCTGAACGTGGTGTCCCGGTCGATGTTCGGCAGCGGCGTCCCCGACGAGGAGGCGCTACGGGTCCAGCGGGCGGTGGCCGGCCTGCAGGACGTCGCCATCAACATCAGCAAGTTCGGCATGCTGGTGTCGCCGTGGCTGCTGCTGCCCATGCACCAGCTCCTCAAGCGGGGCACCCGGGTGCTCGACCGGGCGGTCATGCGGATCATCGCCGAGCGGCGGGCGGCCGGCGACGAGGACCGGGGTGACCTGCTGTCGATGTTGATGCTGGCGCAGGACGAGGACGACGGCAGCGGCATGACCGACCAGCAGGTGCGCGACGAGACGGTGACCATCTTCGTGGCCGGTCAGGAGACCACCGCCAACGGGTTGACCTGGGCCTGGTACCTGCTGTCGCAGAACCCGGAGGTCGCCGGGAAGCTTGGCGCGGAGCTGGACGAGGTGCTGGGGGACCGGCCCCCGACGGCCGAGGACCTGCCCCGACTGCGGTACACCGGGATGGTGTTCAAGGAGGCGTTGCGGTTCTGCCCGCCGGCCTGGACGCTGAACAAGCGGACCCCGGTGGAGGACGTCGAGCTGGGCGGCTACCGGATCCGTCGGGGCAGCGGGATCTTCATCATGCCGTACGTGATGCACCACCTGGAGCGGTACTACCCGGAGCCGGAACGCTTCGACCCGGAGCGGTTCGCCCCCGAGCGGGAGGCGCAACTGCCCCGGTACGCGTTCATGCCGTTCGGGGGCGGCGAGCGGATGTGCGTCGGGGCCGGCTTCGCCGAGATGGAGGCGAAGCTGATCCTGGCGACCCTGGCGCAGCGGTTCCGGTTCACCCTGGAACCGGACCAGAAGGTCGCGTTGAAGCCGCTGGTCACCCTGGCCCCGAAGTACGGCCTGCGGATGCGGCTGTCCGAGCGCGCCCCCGCGGCGCACGGGAAGGCGACCGTCTGACCGGCCTCACCCGGACCAGGGGCGCCCGCCCGGCCGTCGACGCGCCGGGCGGGCCCCGGGGGTCACTCGAAGCGGGACGGGTCCCCGGCGCCGCGCCGGAGGATCTCGGCCTCGCCCTGGGAGAAGTCGATCACGGTGGTCGGCTCGGTGCCGCACTCACCGGAGTCGACGACCGCGTCGATGGCGTGGTCGAGCGTCTCCTTGATCTCCCAGCCCTGGGTCATCGGCTCGGTCTCGCCGGGCAGCAGCAGGGTGCTGGAGACCAGTGGCTCGCCGAGCTCGGTGAGGACGGCCTGGGCGACGGCGTGCCGGGGGATCCGGACGCCCACCGTACGGCGCTTCGGGTGCAGCAGCCGGCGCGGCACCTCCCTGGTGGCCGGCAGGATGAAGGTGTAGCTGCCCGGGGTGGCCGCCTTGATCGAGCGGAACAGCGCGTTGTTGATCTGCACGAGCTGACCGAGCTGCGCGAAGTCCCGGCAGACCAGGGTGAAGTGGTGATCGTCGCCGAGGTGCCGGATCTGCCGGATCCGGTCGATGCCGTCCTTGTTGCCGAGTTGGCAGCCCAGCGCGAAGCACGAGTCGGTCGGGTAGGCGATCAGCCCTCCGTCGCGGACGATCCCGACCACCTGGCCGATGCTGCGCGGTTGCGGGTTGTCCGGGTGCACGTCGAAGTACTTCGCCATTCCTCGAAGCATAGGACGGTCCGGGGGACCGGCCGCCAGCAGCCTCGATCCGCCGAGGGCGGGCGCGTGGGGCGGGTATTCTCCACCGGGCTCCGGCGCTTCGCAATTTGAAGGGATTTGTTGACATCGTCCTTTTCACCGACCAGACTCGCAAAAATAATTCGCTGTCGAGCAGTCTGGGGAGGACCGTGTCCAGGACCAGATCGACCGTGGTCGCCGCCGCGCTCGCGCTCGCCCTCACGGCGGCCGGTTGCACCGCCGGGGAGAGCGTCGACGTGGACGGGGCCGGCTCCGGCGGGGACGCCGCCGGCGGAGTCCTCCAGGCCGCCATCGGCGGCGAGCCGGACCAGCTCGACCCGCACCGCACGTCGGCCTACCACAGCTTCCAGGTGTTGGAGAACGTCTACGACACCCTGGTCGAGCCGGACGAGAACCTGCAGATGCAGCCGTCCCTGGCCACGAAGTGGACCACCAGCGCCGACCAGCTCACCTGGACCTTCACCCTCCGCGACGACGTGCGCTTCTCCGACGACTCGCCGCTGACCTCGGAGGACGTGGTCTACTCGTACCAGCGGATCATCGACGGGAAGCTCAACGCGTCGTACCGGTTCGCCACCGTCAAGTCGGTGACCGCGCCCGACCCGACCACCGTGGTCGTCACGCTGACCGCGCCCACCCCCAACCTGCTGGCCAACCTCGGCGGCTTCAAGGGCGTGGCGATCGTGGAGAAGAGCAACGTCGAATCCGGCGCGATCACCACCAGACCGGTCGGCAGCGGCCCCTTCCAGGTGGCCAACTACGCCTCCGGCGACCGGATCGAGCTGACCCGTAACAAGAACTGGTGGGGCGGCGAGCCGAAGCTCGACGGCGTCACCTTCACGTTCGTCAAGGACCCGACGGTGGCCCTGCAGAACCTGCGCGGCGGCCAGGCGCACTGGACGGACAACCTGCCGCCCCAGCAGGTGCCCGCGCTCGCCGACGGCGACGAGCTGACCGTCGAGACGACCCCGTCCAGCGACTACTGGTACGTCGCGCTCAACCAGGCCCGCAAGCCGTACGACAACGTGGCGGTGCGGCGGGCGATCGGCTTCGCGCTGGACCGGGAGGCGATCACCAAGGGGGCGAAGTTCGGGCTGGCCACTGTCAACCAGACCGCCATCCCGAAGGCCAGCGCCTTCCACTACGACTACGCGCCGTACTCGCACGACCCGGAGCAGGCCCGGCGGCTGCTCGGCGAGGCCGGCGTGAGCGGGCTGACCATGGACCTGATGGTCACCAGCGAGTACCCGGAGACCGTCTCCGCCGCGCAGGTGATCGCCGCCCAGCTCAAGGACGTCGGCGTCACCGTGAAGATCCGTACCCTCGACTTCGCCCAGTGGCTCGACGAGCAGGGCAAGGGCAACTTCGACGCGTTCATGCTCGGCTGGCTCGGCAACATCGACCCGGACGAGTTCTACTACGCCCAGCACCACAGCGACGGGACCTTCAACTTCCACAAGTACCGCAACCCGGCCGTCGACCAGCTCCTGGACCAGGCCCGGACCCAGACCGACCAGGGCGCCCGCAAACGCCTCTACGATCAGGCGGCCAAGCAGATCGTGGACGAGGCCAGCTACCTCTACCTGTACAACCCGGACGTGGCGCAGGGCTGGACGAAGGAGGTCTCCGGCTACCGGGTCCGCGCCGACCGGGCGATCCGGTTCCGCGACGTCGCCCTCGCCCGCTGACCGGGAACAGGGATGTTCCGTTTCGTCGTCCGACGGCTGCTCCAGTCGGTGATCGTGCTGCTCGGGGTGACCCTGGTGGTGTTCCTGCTGCTGCAACTCGTCCCCGGCGACCCGGTCCGGGTGGCGCTCGGCACCCGCTTCGACCCGCAGACGTACGAGGCGCTGCGGTCCCGCGCCGGGCTGGACCAGCCGTTGGCGACCCAGTACCTCAACTACGTCGGGCGGGCGCTCACCGGTGATCTCGGGGTGAGCTTCCGCAGTGGACAGCCGGTCACCACGATCGTCCTGGACCGGCTGCCGGCGACCCTGTCGCTGGCCGGCACGGCGATCGTCTTCGCGGTGCTGCTGGCCGTGCCGCTCGGGGTGCTGGCCGGGGTGCGCAGCGGCACCGCCGTCGACCACGCCGTCCGGGTGTTCAGCCAGTTCGGGGTCTCGGTGCCGGACTTCTGGATGGGGATCATGGGGATCCTCCTCTTCGCCGGGGTGCTCGGCTGGCTGCCGCCGTCGGGGTACGTGGCGCTGACCGAGGACCCGGCGCGGTGGGCGTCGCACGTGCTGCTCCCGGCCGTCACGGTGGGTCTGGTCACCGCCTCGATCCTCACCCGGTTCATCCGCTCCTCGGTGCTGGAGGCGCTCGCCGAGGACTACGTGCGCACCGCCGAGGCGAAGGGGCTGCGTCCCCGGGTGGTGGTGCTACGGCACGTGCTGCGCAATGCGCTCATCCCGGTGGTCACGGTGGTGGCGGTGCAACTGGCGAGCCTGCTCGGTGGGGTGATCGTGATCGAGGTGCTGTTCGCCTGGCCCGGGATCGGCCGGCTCACCTACGACGCCGTCCAGGCCCGTGACTATCCGGTGCTGCAGGGCGCGATCCTGCTGGTGGCGGCGCTGTTCCTGCTGGTCAACCTGCTGGTCGACATCCTGTACGCCCGGCTCGACCCGCGGATCACGGCCCGATGAGCACGGCGGGCGGCGGATTCCGCCGGGCGCTGTCCGCGCTGCGGCACGACCCGCCGGCGGTGGTCGGCGCCCTGGTGCTGCTGGTGCTGGCCGTGGTGGGCGCCGCCGGGCCGTGGCTCGCCCCGGACGGCGTCAACGACGTGGACCCGGACCGGATGCTCCAGGCCCCGAGCTGGTCACACCCGTTCGGCACCGACGAGCTGGGCCGGGACGTGCTCAGCCGGGTGTTGGTGGCCGCCCGGGTGTCGCTGCAGGTGGGCTTGGTCAGCGTGGGCATCGCGCTGGCCGTCGGGGTCACCCTGGGGCTGCTC
The sequence above is a segment of the Micromonospora sp. WMMD882 genome. Coding sequences within it:
- a CDS encoding ABC transporter substrate-binding protein — protein: MSRTRSTVVAAALALALTAAGCTAGESVDVDGAGSGGDAAGGVLQAAIGGEPDQLDPHRTSAYHSFQVLENVYDTLVEPDENLQMQPSLATKWTTSADQLTWTFTLRDDVRFSDDSPLTSEDVVYSYQRIIDGKLNASYRFATVKSVTAPDPTTVVVTLTAPTPNLLANLGGFKGVAIVEKSNVESGAITTRPVGSGPFQVANYASGDRIELTRNKNWWGGEPKLDGVTFTFVKDPTVALQNLRGGQAHWTDNLPPQQVPALADGDELTVETTPSSDYWYVALNQARKPYDNVAVRRAIGFALDREAITKGAKFGLATVNQTAIPKASAFHYDYAPYSHDPEQARRLLGEAGVSGLTMDLMVTSEYPETVSAAQVIAAQLKDVGVTVKIRTLDFAQWLDEQGKGNFDAFMLGWLGNIDPDEFYYAQHHSDGTFNFHKYRNPAVDQLLDQARTQTDQGARKRLYDQAAKQIVDEASYLYLYNPDVAQGWTKEVSGYRVRADRAIRFRDVALAR
- a CDS encoding cytochrome P450 — protein: MTTNATPRLAPGPRGTFLLGNLLDLRRDLIGFLRQVSGEYGDIVRFTVAGFTVHLVTHPDHLRHVLQVNSRNYDKQSHEYRPLKLAFGEGLFTSDGDFWKKQRRLMQPAFHRQRILALGEHIVRDVVERVDAWQPYAQRGESLDVAAEMVALSMNVATKSLFSTGLRGDEEVTTIARNLDTVIGYCLYRTMVPFAPPPRVPTRRNREFTAAMTSLDGIIYRIIGERREHGGDTYDLLSMLLEARDEETGEGMPDKQMRDEIATLLLGGYETTSNQLSWAWYELSRNPDVEARLHEELDRVLGDRLPTVADVPRLEYTNRILEETLRLYPVPWLERRAAATDSIGGYHVKAGSLIYISPYLTHRHPDFWAEPERFDPDRFTPERSADRPRFAYFPFGGGPRLCIGNRLAQLEAQLTLATIAQRYRLRLVPDHPVEAKMQVTTSPRYGLRMTLEPRRPAA
- a CDS encoding DUF4386 family protein encodes the protein MDDNRLNRLGGTCAILVGVSYLVVTACFVLDPTQLIHDDKHRLWTGLAENGTPRVLYYWAYALGAIFAFGAIPAIADLVRDRHEGWVRWTTGLAYLSFGVTAVETFRLVTATPLWATEYARGDETVRTAIVTTDLLLRLDPATWLRFGALGPFFLVVSVLARRHGLLSRPLTYVGMALGVLTSTAALGVALGVGPLVLVSAILGGAVAAPLWFIWIGVVLRRGVPRPVGPVREPALAGGGVKETDNG
- a CDS encoding cytochrome P450 — protein: MADRHPPGPKGVPVLGNLPDLGRGMVEFMTEAATYGDIASFTIGPTRNYLISSPEHIHDILVTRRDKFTKDPHDLRTLGRWMGRGLLTSDGTHHRRQRKLVQPAFRHRRMTGYGEIAVDSSLRQIERWRPGEVHDMHHEMMKLTLNVVSRSMFGSGVPDEEALRVQRAVAGLQDVAINISKFGMLVSPWLLLPMHQLLKRGTRVLDRAVMRIIAERRAAGDEDRGDLLSMLMLAQDEDDGSGMTDQQVRDETVTIFVAGQETTANGLTWAWYLLSQNPEVAGKLGAELDEVLGDRPPTAEDLPRLRYTGMVFKEALRFCPPAWTLNKRTPVEDVELGGYRIRRGSGIFIMPYVMHHLERYYPEPERFDPERFAPEREAQLPRYAFMPFGGGERMCVGAGFAEMEAKLILATLAQRFRFTLEPDQKVALKPLVTLAPKYGLRMRLSERAPAAHGKATV
- a CDS encoding type I polyketide synthase; protein product: MSDRAVRTDDLTPLQRALLGIRELRAQLAEVERAKTEPIAVIGMGCRLPGGANDPESFWKLLHDGADVIREMPADRWDTDAYFDPDPETPGKMSTRWGGFLDDIDGFDPGFFGISPWEAANMDPQQRLMLEVAQEAFDDAGQARDQLRGSRTGVFVGLAHSEYGWLNFNNPDLANVYTATGSFGSIVANRVSYVYDLRGPSYTLDAVCSSSLLAVHQACESLRSGDCTMALAGGAGLFLKPEGFVWFTKLGVMSPDGRCKAFDARGDGIVLGEGVAAVVLKTLSRALADGDPIHAVLRGSAVAQDGRSNGLTAPSRLSQEAMLREAYERAGVDPAAVQYVEAHGTGTILGDPIEAQALGTILGARRDADRPLMIGSVKTNIGHLQMVGGLAGLLKVILAMRHRQVPASLHYTEGNPHIPFDDYRLRVQDRRGPWPYEGPLLAGVTSLSFGGTNVHMVVEEAPAAVASPAAGPAGEGVAERARLLPLSAHDRAALRDLAAGLGEHVADPGVDLDDLCYTTALRRTHHDDRLTVSFTSRADLTDKLAAFAAGTVRPGLSTGDRTGHVRRRTVFVFPGQGGQWVGMGRRLLDTEPVFRQAIEECAAAMAPYVSWSLVDELRADGSTSRLDQIDVVQPTTWAVQVALAALWRSWGIVPDAVVGHSMGEVAAAHVAGALDLADAARVICRRSALVRRIRGRGTMAVVELPLAEARAAIAGLEDQLAIAVSNSPTSTVLSGDTTAIETVLKTLTERDVFCRQVRVDFASHSPQVDELRDDLLAELRTVTPRAATVPFHSTVTGRPTDGRELTAAYWADNLREPVLFATVLGDLVTSAPTQVVEISPHPILLPSVEQCARHAGVAVAALPSLRRDEDERAVLLGTLGALWTLGHRVDWRRQHPTDRTALRLPRYPWQRQRCWLEFDPAGTTSTGSAGVSGAASAGAAASGAAVERGGRYLRAAAPGGEHFWELVVDPAARPDLAGLADVPESVHLDLALAAAVPVTGVPTCALTDVTFEAGLATQGRVTQVVVDGGRDGVAGWQVLSRPADSGRAPGPWIRHARGTLRAVTGGGQPYLLPQETPDAVRERCATDVPGEVYRAGRAAVGRPDHAGARAVRRLWRRDGEALALLAVPDGWSPLDWRLLAGVFDLLPVVAPDPVASAVGHRPVAVERLRAYRPATGELWAHVRLREVGADALTGDLRLLDADLRVVAEVTGLRATLGGRPDDLPSAGTAGPTATAAPGATVLPTATADASGPTVLPAATAATAVRDDGAAAADGPAGDGPGGGGGAAGPTAAPTSRAVLSTIAPDRRRAALAGYLGEQIAAVLGLLPQQLDPTQPLLGLGLNSLMVFELRNRLRVMYGTQIAAQEFLSGITVDRIVDTVLTQLDAPGTPAPPAPPGTAAAARSGTVPGPAAVPQSASRPTPRRSVGPARPATAEVSVDPADWLVRGVPDASARLRLFCLPYAGGNAALYRAWDDALPAGVQVCPIQLPGRDQRHREPAFTRMSELTRTLTDVLRPYLDQPYALFGHSMGALVAYETTRWLRRRGLPAPAHLYVSAARAPHLPDPEPPMHRLPEAKLVDRLRAMGGTPEEMLADPETLAVYLPLLRADFAMVETRIHQTEPPLDVPLTVFGGDRDDKITTDQLAAWREQTVAAFDLTVLPGDHFFVQRERAALLAALAARLTDDLTRLDDPADPRVS
- a CDS encoding L-threonylcarbamoyladenylate synthase; protein product: MAKYFDVHPDNPQPRSIGQVVGIVRDGGLIAYPTDSCFALGCQLGNKDGIDRIRQIRHLGDDHHFTLVCRDFAQLGQLVQINNALFRSIKAATPGSYTFILPATREVPRRLLHPKRRTVGVRIPRHAVAQAVLTELGEPLVSSTLLLPGETEPMTQGWEIKETLDHAIDAVVDSGECGTEPTTVIDFSQGEAEILRRGAGDPSRFE
- a CDS encoding 3-oxoacyl-[acyl-carrier-protein] synthase III C-terminal domain-containing protein, whose protein sequence is MPYIVATETSLPTYYYDQQTLATTLRKYCQAIGLDIDLDIIDSLFQNTQIDGRYFAMPLDTFFDPPPFSVVAARCVEEAADLCEKTVRKLLATAGIASTEIHQFTSMLSTVVSVPTVDAILINRIEFAPTMKRVPINGLGCMAGVAGLSRVADYLKGHPTDAVILLTCELGGTAFWQGGVQGYLQEALDRDLTESSFYTDLVSQIVTVALFGDGVAATLMVGDEHPLARPGLPRVVDTRSGFLPDTLHVAGVDVLDNGFRNRLSVDVPGLAKTGLRPVLDPLLADHGLTVDQIGHWLIHPGGPKVLTATAEEFGLTDENLKLSQHVLRTVGNVSGPTVLYMMDETFSSYDLAPGTYGLVVGMGPGFSQEAVLLQW
- a CDS encoding ABC transporter permease, which codes for MFRFVVRRLLQSVIVLLGVTLVVFLLLQLVPGDPVRVALGTRFDPQTYEALRSRAGLDQPLATQYLNYVGRALTGDLGVSFRSGQPVTTIVLDRLPATLSLAGTAIVFAVLLAVPLGVLAGVRSGTAVDHAVRVFSQFGVSVPDFWMGIMGILLFAGVLGWLPPSGYVALTEDPARWASHVLLPAVTVGLVTASILTRFIRSSVLEALAEDYVRTAEAKGLRPRVVVLRHVLRNALIPVVTVVAVQLASLLGGVIVIEVLFAWPGIGRLTYDAVQARDYPVLQGAILLVAALFLLVNLLVDILYARLDPRITAR